The Halobacterium sp. CBA1132 genome has a segment encoding these proteins:
- a CDS encoding AEC family transporter has translation MEVVGRLLVLLVLLLVGTGLRVAGVLDAARTQLLNDAAYYVALPALVFVSTYDRDVAELVSPSLLGGLLFVLFATAAVAWLVHRHRPERRRRSVAVTQSYHSNLGYLGLPLVAATFNDDVTAVASVVLGVVSLTQVPLTVFVLTTVSDADASLAEEVAKLGRNPVLLALVAGLVVGSAGLALPGPAVTGLDLLGTLSLPIALLCVGASLDVDLPNVDVGATAAVTALKIVVMPAIAWATFSLLSVDAATFTAAVVMLGTPTAVSTYVFANELGGDEAFASLNVFVTTLASVGTLFVLIKAVG, from the coding sequence ATGGAAGTCGTCGGTCGGTTGCTCGTGCTGCTCGTCCTGTTGCTCGTGGGGACGGGACTGCGGGTCGCCGGCGTGCTCGACGCCGCGCGCACCCAGTTGCTCAACGACGCCGCGTACTACGTCGCGCTCCCCGCGCTCGTGTTCGTGTCGACGTACGACCGCGACGTCGCGGAACTCGTCTCCCCGTCGCTGCTCGGCGGCCTGCTGTTCGTGCTGTTCGCGACCGCGGCCGTCGCGTGGCTCGTCCACCGCCACCGCCCCGAGCGACGCCGCCGCAGCGTCGCCGTCACGCAGTCCTACCACTCGAATCTCGGCTACCTCGGACTGCCGCTGGTCGCCGCGACGTTCAACGACGACGTGACTGCTGTCGCGAGCGTCGTGCTCGGCGTCGTCTCGCTGACGCAGGTGCCGCTGACGGTGTTCGTTCTCACGACCGTCAGCGACGCCGACGCCTCGCTCGCAGAGGAAGTGGCGAAACTCGGGCGCAACCCCGTGTTGCTCGCGCTGGTCGCAGGACTAGTCGTCGGGTCCGCCGGCCTCGCGCTCCCCGGGCCTGCGGTCACGGGGCTCGACCTACTGGGGACGCTCTCGCTGCCCATCGCGTTGCTGTGCGTCGGCGCGTCGCTGGACGTCGACCTGCCGAACGTCGACGTCGGTGCGACCGCCGCCGTCACCGCGCTCAAAATCGTCGTGATGCCCGCGATAGCGTGGGCGACGTTCTCGCTGCTGTCCGTCGACGCCGCGACGTTCACGGCCGCCGTCGTAATGCTCGGTACGCCGACCGCGGTGTCGACGTACGTGTTCGCGAACGAACTCGGTGGCGACGAAGCGTTCGCGTCCCTGAACGTCTTCGTCACGACGCTGGCGTCGGTCGGCACGCTGTTCGTCCTCATCAAAGCGGTCGGGTAA
- the cheB gene encoding protein-glutamate methylesterase CheB, with protein sequence MTRALVVDDSHFMRTVISDILENGGIDVVDTAANGKQAVKRVEELDPDVVTMDVEMPEMNGIEAVEAINDRHPTPILMLSALTTEDADATLEAMEKGAVDTFAKPGGTISTELSGHSEELVGAVERVAAADPTAGHDVEQSAPTSSTPAADAEYVENPTLLVGASTGGPNVVESILSALPGEADFRVLIVQHMPDQFTSRFANRLDQTSEYDIKEAEDGDRISGGEGLVARGDYHMEVSGYSNGRLRVRLDQSERRHSVRPAIDVTMESAAERITDPLVAVVLTGMGTDGADGIRAVKEAGGATFAQDEATSAVFGIPERAIETGCVDDVLPADRLTEAITDSIRRST encoded by the coding sequence ATGACGCGGGCGCTGGTGGTCGACGACTCGCATTTCATGCGGACGGTCATCAGCGACATCTTGGAGAACGGTGGCATCGACGTCGTCGACACCGCGGCCAACGGCAAGCAGGCCGTCAAGCGAGTCGAGGAACTCGATCCGGACGTGGTGACGATGGACGTGGAGATGCCGGAGATGAACGGCATCGAGGCCGTCGAGGCCATCAACGACCGCCACCCGACGCCGATTCTGATGCTGTCCGCGCTGACCACCGAAGACGCAGACGCGACGCTGGAAGCGATGGAGAAGGGCGCCGTGGACACGTTCGCGAAGCCCGGCGGCACCATCTCGACGGAGCTCTCGGGCCACAGCGAGGAACTCGTGGGGGCCGTCGAGCGCGTCGCCGCCGCGGACCCGACGGCCGGCCACGACGTCGAGCAGTCGGCGCCGACGAGCAGTACGCCGGCGGCCGACGCCGAGTACGTCGAGAACCCGACGCTGCTCGTCGGCGCGTCGACCGGCGGCCCGAACGTCGTCGAGTCGATTCTGAGCGCGCTCCCCGGGGAGGCGGACTTCCGGGTGTTGATCGTCCAGCACATGCCCGACCAGTTCACGTCGCGGTTCGCGAACCGACTCGACCAGACCAGCGAGTACGACATCAAGGAGGCTGAGGACGGCGACCGCATCAGCGGCGGCGAGGGCTTGGTCGCGCGCGGCGACTACCACATGGAGGTGTCGGGGTACTCGAACGGCCGCTTGCGCGTGCGCCTCGACCAGAGCGAGCGCCGCCACAGCGTGCGCCCCGCCATCGACGTGACGATGGAGTCCGCGGCCGAACGCATCACCGACCCGCTCGTCGCCGTCGTGTTGACGGGGATGGGCACCGACGGCGCCGACGGCATCCGCGCCGTCAAGGAAGCCGGCGGCGCGACGTTCGCCCAAGACGAGGCGACCAGCGCGGTGTTCGGCATCCCGGAGCGCGCCATCGAGACCGGCTGCGTGGACGACGTGCTGCCGGCGGACAGACTGACCGAAGCAATCACTGACTCGATACGGAGGAGTACCTGA
- a CDS encoding RNA-guided endonuclease TnpB family protein, protein MEIQRTAVVKLTVPDERRDDLKRTMNTFRDAAQQFANRGWKGDDDGYVIASRSRLQPLVYDDIREDTGLHSDLTVAAVNHAAAALTGCVDKLKEGKRTSKPVFTSNTTVYNTNAISYFEGYCSLAAYGDGRVHAEYVYPDNSPQAEYIESDEWTKQGAKLRYDHQTDTYYLHVSVKQERDESSGKAKSRTVLGVDRNVDGYLAVTSTGAFIGNADRLNHKRREYERRRARLQQQGTRSAHLTIQSIGDTFANWSENFLHRASKQLVKEAASQGCSVIVFEDLEQIRERISNASKFQQWAFRELKRQTEYKARAEGIAVKSVHPAYTSQRCSHAECGFTHEENRDGDNFTCQKCGKELHSDYNAARNIAHRYIQNRLKSGSGRATHHLALKSGTLNGNGEYSPSTV, encoded by the coding sequence ATGGAGATTCAGCGTACCGCTGTCGTCAAACTCACCGTTCCCGACGAGCGCCGCGACGACCTGAAACGAACCATGAACACGTTTCGGGACGCCGCGCAGCAATTTGCCAACCGGGGATGGAAGGGTGACGACGACGGGTACGTGATAGCTTCGCGCTCTCGGCTTCAGCCGCTCGTCTACGATGACATACGGGAAGATACTGGGCTACACTCCGATTTGACTGTGGCCGCTGTCAACCATGCCGCCGCCGCGCTAACTGGGTGTGTAGACAAACTGAAAGAGGGAAAAAGAACCTCAAAACCGGTGTTCACCTCAAACACGACTGTCTACAACACTAATGCTATCAGCTACTTTGAGGGCTACTGTTCACTGGCCGCATATGGCGACGGTCGTGTCCATGCCGAGTACGTCTACCCGGACAACTCCCCGCAAGCCGAATATATTGAAAGCGACGAGTGGACCAAACAGGGCGCGAAACTCCGCTACGACCACCAGACTGATACGTACTATCTTCACGTTTCTGTCAAACAGGAACGCGACGAATCGTCGGGAAAAGCCAAGAGCCGAACAGTTCTTGGCGTCGACCGGAACGTAGACGGGTATCTCGCCGTCACTAGTACAGGGGCGTTCATCGGCAACGCTGACCGACTGAATCACAAGCGCCGCGAGTACGAACGTCGCCGCGCTCGGCTACAACAGCAAGGGACGCGAAGCGCCCACCTCACAATCCAGTCTATTGGTGATACCTTTGCCAACTGGTCCGAGAACTTTCTGCATCGAGCGTCGAAACAGTTGGTCAAAGAAGCCGCTTCACAGGGCTGTTCGGTAATCGTGTTCGAGGACTTGGAACAGATACGTGAACGGATCTCTAATGCCTCGAAATTCCAGCAGTGGGCGTTCCGCGAGTTGAAACGCCAAACCGAGTACAAAGCCCGTGCTGAGGGAATCGCCGTCAAGTCAGTCCATCCGGCATACACCAGTCAGCGGTGTAGTCACGCTGAGTGTGGATTCACGCATGAGGAAAACCGCGACGGGGACAACTTCACCTGCCAGAAGTGCGGTAAAGAGCTACATAGCGACTACAACGCGGCACGCAATATCGCACACAGATATATCCAGAACCGGCTCAAGTCTGGTTCTGGACGGGCGACCCATCACCTCGCCCTCAAGTCGGGAACGTTGAACGGGAACGGCGAGTATTCGCCTTCCACGGTATAG
- a CDS encoding PRC-barrel domain-containing protein: protein MDSEADEITSLVGREVYSNNGVFVGEVEDVRLNLDAEVVNGLALSELNPQLFADTETGTKGVLIPYRWVRAVGDVVLINDVVERYESPEEDAEVAV, encoded by the coding sequence ATGGACTCCGAAGCAGACGAAATCACCTCGCTCGTCGGCCGTGAGGTGTACTCGAACAACGGCGTCTTCGTCGGCGAAGTCGAGGACGTCCGCCTGAACCTCGACGCGGAAGTGGTGAACGGCCTCGCGCTCAGCGAACTCAACCCGCAGCTGTTCGCGGACACCGAGACCGGGACGAAGGGCGTCCTCATCCCGTACCGCTGGGTGCGCGCGGTCGGCGACGTCGTCCTCATCAACGACGTCGTCGAGCGCTACGAGAGCCCCGAAGAGGACGCCGAAGTCGCGGTCTGA
- a CDS encoding S8 family serine peptidase, producing the protein MADHSRRRFLKGAGLAVGGLTLGVTPVSAGSGDDQRFLVDLKQVDRSDVPDDVEIVHDISQIDLLAARGDPDAVPGGDSTAPDIAVQRDDAGPPVEHGGPNASGRSNSHNHDGAPTNTEYQWDKRVQDVNNELTDKPGGGKSIHDTTAGEGTRVAVVDTGVYDDHPDLAGVVNEDLSENFTTDDYDWRPNGAGDHGTHVAGIIAGTNDNDGPAGGVLGTAPETEIVAHRVFSGVEGASGDSIAALVAAAEKGCDAANFSVGYPPLDPEAEGVQMIVEAYERVVEYARANDMVFVNSAGNAGIDMTPESVLSLPTEVEGVFGVSATGPIGYGWGGKHADNEAKWLTGNRLQEPTTEPAFYTNYGEGVDVSAAGGNADLDAIGAGNEAAYNDLVYSTVYETTDDGETAPGYGWKAGTSMAAPQVAGAVALVRSLRPDASAEEVEALIRETASAPAEGELYHGDGHLDLEALVAAAE; encoded by the coding sequence ATGGCAGACCATAGCAGACGGCGCTTCCTCAAGGGCGCCGGACTCGCAGTAGGGGGACTGACGCTCGGCGTAACGCCCGTCTCCGCGGGTAGCGGCGACGACCAGCGATTCCTCGTCGACCTCAAGCAAGTCGACCGCAGCGACGTGCCCGACGACGTCGAAATCGTCCACGACATCTCGCAAATCGACCTCCTCGCGGCGCGCGGCGACCCCGACGCCGTTCCGGGTGGTGACTCGACGGCGCCGGACATCGCCGTCCAGCGCGACGACGCCGGGCCGCCGGTCGAACACGGCGGGCCGAACGCGAGCGGTCGCAGCAACAGCCACAACCACGACGGCGCACCGACGAACACCGAGTACCAGTGGGACAAGCGCGTGCAGGACGTGAACAACGAACTCACTGACAAGCCCGGCGGCGGGAAGTCGATTCACGACACGACAGCGGGCGAGGGGACCCGCGTCGCCGTCGTGGACACCGGCGTCTACGACGACCACCCCGACCTCGCGGGCGTCGTGAACGAGGACCTCTCGGAGAACTTCACCACCGACGACTACGACTGGCGGCCGAACGGCGCGGGCGACCACGGCACCCACGTCGCGGGCATCATCGCGGGCACGAACGACAACGACGGCCCCGCGGGCGGCGTCCTTGGCACCGCGCCCGAGACGGAAATCGTCGCCCACCGCGTGTTCTCCGGCGTGGAGGGCGCGAGCGGCGACTCCATCGCGGCGCTCGTCGCCGCCGCCGAGAAAGGCTGTGACGCGGCGAACTTCAGCGTCGGCTACCCGCCGCTCGACCCCGAGGCGGAGGGCGTCCAGATGATTGTCGAGGCGTACGAGCGCGTCGTCGAGTACGCTCGCGCGAACGACATGGTGTTCGTCAACTCCGCGGGCAACGCCGGCATCGACATGACGCCCGAGAGCGTGCTCAGTCTCCCCACCGAGGTCGAGGGCGTCTTCGGCGTGAGCGCGACCGGCCCCATCGGCTACGGTTGGGGCGGCAAGCACGCCGACAACGAGGCGAAGTGGCTCACCGGCAACCGCCTGCAGGAGCCGACCACCGAGCCCGCGTTCTACACGAACTACGGCGAGGGCGTCGACGTGAGCGCGGCGGGCGGCAACGCGGACTTGGACGCCATCGGCGCCGGCAACGAGGCCGCGTACAACGACCTCGTCTACTCGACGGTGTACGAGACGACTGACGACGGCGAGACCGCACCGGGATACGGCTGGAAGGCCGGCACGTCGATGGCCGCCCCGCAGGTCGCGGGCGCCGTCGCACTCGTGCGCTCGCTGCGCCCGGACGCCAGCGCCGAGGAAGTCGAGGCCCTGATTCGAGAGACCGCAAGCGCGCCCGCGGAGGGCGAACTGTATCACGGCGACGGCCACCTCGACCTCGAAGCGCTCGTGGCGGCCGCCGAGTAG
- the cheY gene encoding chemotaxis protein CheY: MAKQVLLVDDSEFMRNLLREILEEEFEIADEAENGVEAVEMYKQYDPDLVMMDIVMPIRDGIEATSEIKNHDSSAHIIMCTSIGQEEKMKKAVKAGADGYITKPFQKPSVMDAISDVLAA; the protein is encoded by the coding sequence ATGGCGAAGCAGGTCCTACTGGTGGACGACTCTGAGTTTATGCGGAACTTGCTCCGCGAGATTCTCGAAGAGGAATTCGAGATCGCGGACGAGGCCGAGAACGGGGTCGAAGCCGTCGAGATGTACAAGCAGTACGACCCCGACCTCGTGATGATGGACATCGTGATGCCGATACGTGACGGCATCGAGGCGACCTCGGAAATCAAGAACCACGACTCCAGCGCCCACATCATCATGTGTACGAGCATCGGCCAAGAGGAGAAGATGAAGAAGGCCGTGAAAGCGGGCGCGGACGGCTACATCACGAAGCCGTTCCAGAAGCCCAGCGTCATGGACGCCATCTCTGACGTGTTGGCGGCATGA
- a CDS encoding chemotaxis protein CheW → MMNLEGGERQADTAAHVVEFELGNEVCAIDIDAVDSIVESKQVTRVPRAPDAVEGVMDLRGETTAIVDPREFLAIEGDLASDNILVLDRADDKQKIGLRVAEVTEVSDYPGMQVDTGDDVSRIGTAAVERDLVKGVIRKLNEELAEDDDIEDAEVDLVLWLDIDRLIDAVADTENGDNQR, encoded by the coding sequence ATGATGAACCTAGAGGGTGGCGAGCGGCAAGCCGACACGGCCGCCCACGTCGTCGAGTTCGAACTCGGCAACGAGGTGTGCGCAATCGACATCGACGCCGTCGACAGCATCGTCGAATCCAAGCAGGTCACTCGCGTCCCGCGCGCGCCGGACGCCGTCGAGGGCGTGATGGACCTCCGCGGGGAGACCACCGCCATCGTCGACCCCCGGGAGTTCCTCGCTATCGAGGGCGACCTCGCCTCCGACAACATCCTCGTGCTCGACCGCGCCGACGACAAGCAGAAGATTGGATTGCGGGTCGCGGAAGTCACGGAAGTCTCGGACTACCCCGGGATGCAGGTCGACACGGGCGACGACGTGAGCCGAATCGGCACTGCGGCCGTCGAGCGCGACCTCGTAAAGGGCGTCATCCGGAAACTGAACGAGGAGTTAGCGGAAGACGACGACATCGAGGACGCCGAGGTCGACCTCGTGTTGTGGCTGGACATCGACCGGCTCATCGACGCGGTCGCGGACACCGAAAACGGCGACAATCAGCGCTGA
- a CDS encoding pyridoxal phosphate-dependent aminotransferase: MFPRLEYLEWISGRPEVALYDLASSDLRGDRGHEPEAVPAPLENLDDPPRGATLETQIAGEYGVEPEQVLVTAGATMANVVAAATALDGGADEDAEENQRVLVEKPGYEPLVKTPAAFGAEIDRFLRGDVYRLDVERAANALTERTDLVTVTNRHNPSGSLAERETLADLAGVAGESDARLLVDEVYAPYVTEPRDAPFGGPTAAGLDDTVVTSSLTKFFGLDDLRIGWLVADREFVDHARSVAYHFHGVADTSRALGRRALHNLDHLAERSRTLLAENTELFEAFLAERDDVEGFLAEGATFAFLEPEHVAADKLVAAAWDEGLLIVPGRFFDADERVRVSLGRNPSEVAPALDALGAVLDRFQ, from the coding sequence ATGTTCCCGCGGCTGGAGTACCTCGAGTGGATTTCCGGACGACCCGAGGTCGCGCTCTACGACCTCGCGTCCAGCGACCTGCGCGGCGACCGCGGCCACGAACCCGAGGCCGTTCCGGCGCCCCTAGAGAACCTCGACGACCCGCCGAGGGGCGCGACGCTGGAGACCCAGATTGCCGGCGAGTACGGCGTCGAACCCGAGCAAGTGCTGGTGACGGCGGGCGCGACGATGGCGAATGTCGTCGCCGCTGCGACCGCGCTCGACGGCGGCGCCGACGAGGATGCCGAGGAGAACCAGCGCGTGCTCGTCGAGAAACCGGGCTACGAGCCGCTCGTGAAGACGCCCGCGGCGTTCGGCGCGGAGATCGACCGCTTCCTGCGCGGCGACGTCTACCGCCTCGACGTCGAACGCGCCGCGAACGCGCTCACGGAGCGGACCGACCTCGTCACGGTGACGAACCGCCACAACCCCAGCGGCTCGCTGGCCGAACGCGAGACGCTCGCGGACCTCGCGGGCGTCGCCGGCGAGTCGGACGCGCGCCTGCTCGTCGACGAAGTGTACGCGCCGTACGTCACCGAACCCCGGGACGCACCGTTCGGCGGGCCGACCGCGGCCGGACTCGACGACACCGTCGTCACGAGTTCGCTGACGAAGTTCTTCGGGCTCGACGACCTCCGCATCGGCTGGCTGGTCGCGGACCGCGAGTTCGTCGACCACGCGCGCTCGGTCGCCTACCACTTCCACGGCGTCGCGGACACGAGCCGCGCGCTCGGCCGACGCGCGCTCCACAACCTCGACCACCTCGCGGAGCGCTCCCGGACGCTGCTCGCGGAGAACACCGAACTGTTCGAGGCGTTCCTCGCCGAGCGCGACGACGTTGAGGGATTCCTCGCCGAGGGCGCGACGTTCGCGTTCCTCGAACCCGAGCACGTCGCCGCCGACAAACTCGTTGCCGCCGCGTGGGACGAGGGCCTGCTAATCGTCCCCGGCCGGTTCTTCGACGCGGACGAACGCGTTCGCGTGAGCCTCGGACGCAACCCCAGCGAGGTCGCGCCCGCCCTCGACGCGCTCGGTGCAGTCCTCGACCGATTCCAGTAG